TTATTAAAGGCCTGACTTCCCACCGGCGCCGAAGAGCTGACCCGGCCAAATAGTTACTTTATAGAGTGCTTCACTTTCCTGGCGACCATCAGCATTGGTGTAACTCTAAACCCATCCTCACAAAGCCTGCTACCTGCACTGCCCTTGCTAGAATGACATTTCGCATTGCCCTTTCTTTTACATTTCCTCCAAGTATGGGGAAAGTAATTAGGAAGAAGCACAATGAAGAAGTTTCCTTTTGTCGGGGCACATTGCGCAGCAGTTTGCAGCGGGGATAATCCTATAGCTCCAAGGAGGGAAGCACAGCGCTGGCTGACAGCATAGATCTGAGATGGAAACAGACCCTTGAAGGACTTCACAGCACTCAAACCAGTTTGCCAAAGTGAAGAATAAGCGGTCGTTAAAAGTTCTGCAAAACCAGGAGCTGATGGAAATGCCCAGGCACGGCCTGCTTCGATCCCTGCTCAGCTGGGGCCAGCTCTGAATTGCTTGAATTAAAaccacagagctgagctctATTACTGCATACTTCTCAGCACATCTGTAACTGCAATAGGCTTCAGAAACAAGAAGATGACTCTGCATGTGTATGCCATTacctcacagctcagaaatcTCTACTGccagcaaatattttcttctagactattaaaaaaagggaaagtgaGTGAGAGAGGCTCGAGCACGCGTGCATGGCCACCAGTCCTTCCCACACGAGGTATTCTCTTCTGCTTAACGATTCTGGGTGTTCTCCAGAAATGAAGTGTTGGGTAGGGTCTGAGCATTCTCCTTCACTGCAACTGGGACTTGAACCATCCTAATGGTGGAGAGGATCCCATTCGTTCACTGGGTTTTGGCTGAGGCTTCTGGTGTTGCAAGCAGTGAGCACCTCCACACCTAATGCTCATCTAAAAGGTAGCTCATAGAACAAGCAGGATTTGCTGCATGGCTGTTTGTTGATTAATGATGCTAATTTCTGCTGATGAGCCCTGGATCCCAGCACTGTCCATGTGCTCCACAGCGCACTGCTGCTCGGTGTGagctcagaaatgctgaaatgtgTTAAAACACAGCAACAGCTCAAGGCCCACAAAGCACCGTTTGTCACTGCAGGAAGGGTTGCTGCCGTGCTCtggaataatgaaaaaaatatcatcatttttttaaacGGGGGGCAGCATTTTTCCCGGCCGCAGCTCTCGTTAGTCACGCCGGTTCTCCAGGGGCTGCAGTGATACAGTCATGAATTTCTGAGATGATTTCATCTCACTGTTATTTACAACTTAGCTCCAAAGCTCAGCCTCTTCCTATTATTTGTGGTTAAATATAGCAGCGGATTCcttcccattcctcctcctctcgGCGCGGTCCCTCTGCCACCCACACGACTCGCATGAGTCACGGGGCACACACATCCTGGGGTCACCAAGAGCACAGGAGGTGAAACCACGTCTGTGTGCTGGAGCCCGGTGTGCAGGGATGGTCCTGGTCCTGTGGCTGCATCCCCAGCATCccaggacaagggggagtggttttaaactgagacaggggaggtttaggttggatatgaggaggaagtttttcccccagagggtggtgacgcactgaacaggttgcccaaggaggctgtgggtgccccatccctgcaggcattcaaggccaggctggatgtggctctgggcagcctgggctgctggttggcgaccctgcacatagcagggggttggaaatggacgagcattgtggtcctttgcaacccaggccgttctatcattctatgattttatgatcccCCGTGCAGGGATTTCAGGTGCCCCCAGGTGGAACCCCACCAAGGAGGGCATCACTGTGAGTCCCCACCATGGGAAAGGAGTGATGTCCCACTGGaaactttttcccttttttcccttccactcTGCATTAAGATGCTTTTATTAAACAGAGCTTCTCTCATCCCGATGATGCCCTTTTGTGAGGGGTTTTTGCTGGCGATAAACACAACACACCTCCAAAATACGGCAGGTCAGGGCATCACCAGATCAATAGGATGtttaacaaggaagaaaaaggagaaaaaacatcaCTTATTTCAGCAGGCGGGGAGGGGGAGGCCGTGCCCAGCCCAGAGCATCCCGCCAGCACAGGAAGCATCACACATCCCCACACTGAGGCTGGATGTGAGCCCTGAAAACTGCAGCGTGGAAATTGAGGCTGCTGTTGAGGGCAGTGCGGAGGCTCAGCATCACGGAGGGCAGCGGGATGGGGCGGtctgaaactgctatttttacCATGGAGTTGAATCCTCTGTGCGCGGGCGGAGCTGCAGGATGCTCGCCAACAGGAAAGGGCCCCGCAGAGCTCCCGGCGCTGTGTCCCCGTGGGTCAGCTGTGAGCCCGTGGGGCTGCGTGGGGCACCCACATGGTGGGGGTCAGATGGCAAAGGCTTGGGAAATGAGGAGCCTGGGTCCTCAGGAGCCATAATAGCTGCTTTGTCATCTTCCTCCGCCTCCAAACTGACCCCGGCGTTCTGCACACGCTGGATTTATTAATTCAATCCCATCTGCGATGGTTGACATTTAGATTCCGAAAAGTTGGGATAAAAGTAtggaaaatgcatcattgtttTGCTCTCGAGAGAAGGACACCCCAAGGTGCTCTGTGTGGATTCTGATCCCACCTTGTGCCGTGCGTGGCCTCGGGGGCAGTGAGGGCAAGGGCAGGGCTTGGCACATAGCAATTAGGTGTTTGTAGCTGCTCTGATACACCACATCCGTGGAGaagctgcactgagctgcccTGCTTGTCCCGCTGCGTCCTATGGCTCGAGCTGCTGGCTGTTCCCCTCTACATAGAGAGGATTGCTGTTGCCATTGGTGCCACTAAAGTCAGTAGGCTAAAATGCAAGACCCCGTTGTAGTGCATCGCATCTGCGGCTATGTCTGCTTTGGGCAGTGGTTTAAGAAGGGAGAAAACGCGCTCAGGCAAAGTCCTCGTGTCCCACgctgccctgcctggctccGGGGCAGGAAGGCTGTGCTTTTTGTCGTTCAGCTGTACAGATGGTCTCAGCACGGCGCTTGAAGCCTTTTTGGTCACATTCGGACAGCCCTGGGAGCGCCGTCAGTCGCGAGCGGAGACACTGCTGCTCGTACACTGCCCCCACATGGCAAAAGGGGATGAGACGGGGAGCGCAGCTCTGCGACGGGCGAGGATACGGTGTGTGCCAGGATCTGCAGGGAGGGAGAACAGCAAATATCCAGAAAATGCAGTGATGTAATGGCAGGCGTTCACCGGTTCCCGTGTCCCAGGACCCGCGGTAATGCGTCTCCGGCCTTTTCCCCTCCGTGCCTCCCCTCCACAACGGCTGGTTGTGATTTCTGCTCTGAGTGACAGCACCGGGTCACAGCTGGTGATGTGTGTGTGAGACCGAGGCCTGTCTGTGGAGAAGGGGTTGGAAATTAGAAGCAGCCCACGGCTGTGTGATGTACGGATGCCTGCACACAAATAGGGAATCGAAAACTAAGCAGCAGGCAGATGAAAGTGCTGCTATCCGTTCCCCAACAACTACGGTGgtattttgggggtgaaaatcCAGGACTGTTTGTTGTGGTTGTGCCCAGCCTGGCATCAAGCTATAGGGACTGGTTAGGGCACTTGGAACCAAGAGGTGTTGGAAGCTTTCAGCGTTCGGATTGATCCCCGCCTTTCAGGGGGAGGACTGAATTCTGCTCCTATCAATAAGTAATGGTCTTGGAGGAGCTTGTTTAACTTCAGGGTCGAGCAAGAGCTGGAGAGGAGAAATCTGATTTCATAGCAATGAGAAATGCGATGGCCAGGGCTTGGGCAAAGCTACCGACATGGTTACAGGGCCAGATGCTAACAGGGGTATTACGTGTAGGTATGGATAAGGAAGAGTCTCAGGCCATGGAGGACTGACTAGATGCTGTCTCTGCAGTTTGAGCACAGCTGATTCTAAGCTTAAGCTGACTGCAAAGTGATCCCATGCAAACTATGTGCCACGTTTGTCATTAGAATGAAAAGACCTTAATTTTCTGACGACAGGCACTGAGCAGTACAGTGCAACGCATTATCCTCAGCAAACAATTAAAGCCCACATTTTAAGTTTGGCACAGGGTGCTTTCACAACTGCCTCTATGAATGCGTGAATACATTCAAATACACTGAAATACATCCAAATACTCTCAATACATTCCAGTGAGTTCTCTCCCTTTGCATGAACGTTCACGATCCCATACGCTGCAGGAACACATGCACTGTTGTACTGAGGTGCTTCTGCTCCTGGGACTGACTGCAGGCTTCACCACAGCGTGACTCCAGCTCAAACTGGCAAAGGGTTGCTGAAATAGCAGTCTCTTTTGGGGGCTGAGCCCTCTGCAGAGTTGGTTTGATTGGGGTGTTCTGCACCAGGAGCTGGCACTTGGAGGAGCGATCTGGCTGCTCTGTGAGGCTGTAAGCAATGTGTGCCAGGCTGGGCCTGCCCCAGGGTGATTTGTGAATGTGTTGTGTTGGCATCGTTCGCAGGGTGTTTATTGCCCACATGTATTTCTTCACCTCAGTGTGTCTGGGAAAAGTCAGGAAAATAACAGCTACAGACAGCTGCCCTcagcactgcaaacagcagccaGGGGCAATGCCAGGAGCACCAGTGCTGCTCTTGCTCCTGTCCAAGCCATACAGCAGAAACTTTTGTGCATCTGCAGTGGAGGAGAACAAGGGACGGTGCAGGAGAGGACATGGGGCCATTCAGAGAAAAGGGTGTCCCAATGTCACGGCCACATAAGACCATccaagctgtgccaggaggtaagcactgctgctttcagatTGCCCTGAACTTCTGTGCTGAGCTTTGACCCTATGGCAAAGAAGCCGATGCCAACAGCTTATGGAGAGtcaagagaaaagcagatgttgATATAAGCATTAAAAATACCCGAAGCAGGGACAGAGCATGACAGCCACGCTTTGGAGATGTGAAGCTCTGTGCCACGAGGCACTGCTTGCTCTCAGGGAGCATttcccagcccccccccagcagtgctctgtgggTACCAGGGGGCCCCACACCAGCGATGCCCCACACGTCTCTGGGTCTGCAAACAGGACATGCCCACACCATCCTGCAgtttggctttaggagaaaatcTCTGCTGTTATATCTACCCTGCAGCCTTTGTGGGAAACAGAAAACCACAAGCCCAAACTCTGCACTGTATGGTCGTTGGTTTctcatttctcctcttctgtCTTGCTTCTCTTTCTTATTTACTCTTTGCTGTGTCCCATTGCAAGTACTTACAATGCCACAACAATGTCATTGCTCTTGTTGCTGCATGTGGGGACTGAACCTTTCCTGCCTCCTTTCAGCTGGACTTCCCTGTGCTCTCTGCCAGGGGATTTCCTACATTAACACagccttctttcttcctcacctGACCCCTGTTTGTCGCTTTTCCAGAGTTTTGCTTGAAATGGATTTtagctcagcacagctttgcagcCCAGGCCTCACAGCTTGTTCCTGCAACCTCTGCACACGTGTTTGGGATTTTCCAGCATCACGGAGCCCCTCGAGGGCAGTAACACTCCACATTAAgccctggagcagctctggaAGCCAACTCCATTCGTCCTTCTGATGGCAGAACGTGGGAACTGAGCACTTCAAGGGCACCCGGAACACTCTTCAGAGTTTTATCGATATGCCTATTGATACGGCttatcttttcctctgcacCGTGCACAGGGCAGACAGGCGGCTCAGCATTCTGCCAGCTGTGTCTGAGAGGAGATGCTGACAGCAGCCCACTGCCAGCCAGCACCCAGGTTttgtccccagtgctgctgggaaaggcagGGGTCTGGAGGTGTCTGTTTGGGTTACTGACATGACAAGGGCgtgatggtgatgatggtgTGCCCTGGGCCAGGGCTagaagtgctgctgggagggccCTGGCAGCCTGGAGGTCTGCAGGTGTGGTGACTGCCGGCCCTGGTGGGGCAACACACAAAGCTGCATCAGTGCAGCGAGCGCCCACTGCAGCAGACAGACGGCTGCGCGGTGCTCCCTGCACACCGGGCAGCCCAGGCGCTCCAGGAGCACTCCTTGAGGTGCAGCACCTCGTCTCGTCCTCTGTTTTCATCACCGCtttcctgctgtgcttctgcaagTGTGGGCTGGTtttaggttttttcttttttcttgttttcccgttgcctttttttttttacggtTGTCCTTTAttagcagctctgccagcatctCCTGCCGAGGCAGATCGCGGCACGCCGGCCTCTGGCACTTCGCGTTTCCCCTCAGCGCccaagcagcactgccagccgcCAGCGCTCGGCTCGTAGCAGGGAGCTCCCGCTCCCGTTTTCCTTCCTTTACCCGCTCCCCCCGGGCGCCCTCCTgacctcccccccctccccataaCCGAAGGCACGGGACGGCAGGGCGGCCGCACGCTGCGGGGCGGAGCGTTCCCtctgcccggcccggccccccgCGGGCGGCGCTTCGCTCCCGCCGCACGGCTGCTCCCGCGCGATGGCCCGCCACCACCCGGAGCCCGACAGGTGAGCGGGACCCGGCGCCCCACGGGCCCGAGGATGGGTCCTcccgccccgcggcccctcCCCGGCATCCCTCGTTCCCCGCAGCCGGCCGTGCATCCTCCCGCCGTTCCCGTCcctctgcccccaccccccacccgcACCTCCCCGACCCTCCCGCGCCCTCGTTCCTTTCTCAACCCCCCCCAGACcgagcccccagccccactcaaTCCCCCCAGCATCCTTCCCAATTCCTCCCAGCATCCCTCCTAATCCACCCAGCACGGTCCCCCTCCGCGTCCCCCACCCGCATCCCCTAGCATCCTCCCGTCTCCTTCGccctccccgctgccccctcccccacccAGCACCATCCCCACCCATTGCCTCCCAACACCCTCCGTCTCCCCATTCGCTTCACCCTATTAACGGCTTCCTCTCCCTTGCTGGCTCAGGTCCAAGCCCACGGTCGCCCTTcccattcccccctccccctcagGAAGCCCCCAGGGATGTGGGGTGCAGGATCCTGGCCTTGCACCTGCGGTGGGTCTCCCCGTACCCCCCGCTCCAGACCAGGCCCCGGCCACGCTGCCGCCCGCCATCCCCAGCATCATCTCCTCCAGCAGACAAAAGCGCTCTGTGAGCCAACAGCGTTCCCgctctgcatttctgctccTTGTCAccattccccatccctgctcccagcagtgggGTTTTATCCCCGACCCCATGCTccagcagcccctctgcacCCTGGCTGTTTCCCAAACTGGCAGCGGCTGTGTGATGGCGCAGGGAGGAGGGTGTTTATCTTCTGCCTGCAAAACGTGGTTAAGCTGTTTCGCCTTTGGCCGGGGAGGGCTGAACAACGGAACCGCGCAGCTCTCACGTGATGTGAGACAAAGCTGGAACTGCAGTTCTTCCCCGGAGTAATTCTGTAATTGATTGATCGTGAGGCAAAATCTGTTACACCGCATAGGgctggtttggtttggtttggtttttttttccccactccatTTCTCTTCCTCAACCCGCGTTTTTTAGCTGATGAGGAGTGCAAAGCAGGGCTATCAGCCAACTGCAGGCAAACCTTGTTTAGCGCGGCAGCACCTGGCGAAGCTGCACAGCATTTTCCCCAGCCTTGCAGGTACTCTCAGTGTAGTTTTTGCAGGATGAACACCATTCCTGTTCCAGCAGGACTCCCAACTGCAGCAGCTCCGTTTTGCTCACGTCGCTTCgcctcctccctcccttgcTCCTCAGCCCGAAGTTGTAAAGgttattttcttgctgctgGGAAGGCGGACGTGCCGGGTGTTTGCTTCTGATTGCACAGTGAAGCACAGATGGATGTCACCTGCTGACGGTTATTCTGGGTTGGCTTTGTGGAGCTCCATGGAAAGGTTTCCACATCTGGTCCTTAAAAGTTGGAAATAGTAAATCTCCTTTCTCAGGAGCGAAGGGACAGTGAAGATATGCCTGGGTttgccatgggctgccagcaggTGGTCAAATTGGAACCATTTGCCTCTTCTGGATCATCTGGTCTGTCTGAGCTTCATACATTGCTAAAGAAGATGAATAACGTTTtcatcctgctgctcttccaggCCTGAACACGGAGCAAAGGGCTGAAAACCACCGGGGACTATTGACTAGGCTTCTGTTCCTGCTCGCTTCTTTCATTTCCTGAGAGAAAAAGGGGCTGGGGAGCAAGGCTTGCCCTCATGGGAGCTGCTGTGTCAGAGCTGGGTatccccagcagcactgtatCGTGGTTTTGTATGTGATGAGGGCAGGAGCTGAAGTCCACGAGCAGTATTtgagaaaatctgtttttaagcaCCACCCTCTGTCATTACTGTTCAACTTGCCTTAAAACCTGCTTGGTTTCCTCACATTCTTTGGCTTGGATGAAAAGGTGGCTCAGGATTGCCAGGTCTTCTCATGCATTTCCCATTTTGTCTTCCAGCGGAATCGAATCTCTATCTGCAGATGAACACGGTACAGTAACTTTGAGAAGTACAGGGCTTCAATGGGCTGGGTGTTAGAAATTCCCACTCGACAGATTGAAAAACACCATTTTATAACTACTGCCTATAGAAAAATCAATGTGCAATGCTTTAATTTCATGGGTAGGACCTTTGAGACGTTATACTTTGACGTTCATGTTTCTTTGTTACTCATTCATTCCCTGCTATCTGCACAGTGCAAAAATGCCCAGAGAGGAAATGGCCTTGCATTGACAGTTCAGTAGGTGACTGCCAAACCTCTGTGCATCCACACTGGAGCGCTCAGTGAGCaccaccagcagtgctggacCTGCCAGAGACCTCGTGCAGAAAATTCAGTGTGTGATCGTAGAGAGAGGGCTTTTATTCTGCTGGATCTGTAATGCCCTGCTCTGAGTACTgaggtgtgtgtgctgaggTTGGGATGcctggggtgggatggaggacAGGGGATGCTGGTCCTTGGCATGTCTCTGCAGTTCCTCTTGGCTGgcaattatagaatcacagaatatatagttaaggttggaaaaaatcatccaagatcatcaagtccaaccgtcaacccgTCACCGCAAtacccactaaccatgtccctcgtTGCCACTTCTTACAGTGATGACATGGAGCAGGGAGGGGTGGCTGGCACACcagtgagacctggacaggctgagagttgGGTGGGGAGGAACCCGATGGGGctcaacaagagcaagtgtagagtcctacatgtggggaggaataactgctcacatcagtacaggctgggggctgagctgctggaaaggagctctgcaaagGTGGCCAACAGTTGCCAACTGTGTGCCCTCGTGGCCAAGAAGGCTGATGGTGTCCTGGGTGCATTACAAAGAGTGTGACCAGCTGGGTGAGGGAGGTTGTCCCCTTTGCTCTGGTGTGGCCACATCTGGAGCTATtgaaaacccacctggatgtaTTCCTTTGCAGCCTGCTGTGGGGAACCTGCTGTAGCAGGGAggctggacttggtgatccccagaggtcccttccaacccctcctATTCTGCGATTCCATATTGTCAGCctggttttctttccatttttacaCGTCCATTGGGTGTCAGGAGCTGTGGGTTGCTCTGCTCACCCGGGTGGGTGCATGGGATGGTGTCCATGTGTCTGTTCATCCCCCTCCCTCCAATCCTTGCAGCCCTCTGCCCTCCCACTGCACGGCTGCATACCCTCTGTGCccttgcacagccctgcagaccaGCCCAGTTGCAGTTCGGTTCAGAGCAATATAAACTGCTGTATTTTCGGTGCTCAAGGAAGTGGTGGAGGTTGACACACAGATGGCAGTGGCTCAGTCAGCTCTTTCTGCACAGAGCCTACGTAAAACGTGACGTTGGAGGTGAGGGAGCTTTGACTGTAGGTGCACagaagttccttttttttcatgcaaaacGTGCGTGTGTAACCCCGGGCTGCTCTTCTTTCGCAGAACTGGAGACCTCTTGTGAGGACAGCACGGGCGGTGCAGGGGAACTGCCAGCAGGTGAGCAGCTGTGGGACCAGAAACCCCCCTGCCCCCTCCTGAGCGTGACTCTGAGGTGTGTAAGAAGACTTTCATTAGAAGTGTGTGTGGCACATCCACAGCCCAGGGTCACAGCATGGTGATACCCACCAGCACCCATAGGTGTCTCTCCCACGGGAAACCCTGAAATTCAGCTGGGTGAAATGGGACGTGCGGGGGAGCAGGGACCTCCAGGACAGCCTCAGGTTGTTCGGGACATGATACATCAAAATAATGCCCCTTGAGCATCACACATACCTTCAAAGGTTCCGAGTGACTCCAAATCTCTGATGCTGATCTCTGCTGCCTGAGCATGGCTCAGTGTTTTTCCAGCTGTGTCATGTTACCTGACACCCACCAGATTAATGCATTTACACTTCTAACTGCATCTCTTACTTAGCCTttacactgttttctttaattcttcctGTCGTTCAGGAGAGGGCAGCTCCGGCAGCGGCtctggcagccccagcagcagctctaaCAGCAGCTCAGAAGATGACTCAGGTGGGCATTATATTGCAGTTCACATATATCCtctcttttgaaaatgtaaattcagtttaaaaccactttcttttttttttccttcccctttggGGAGTGGTCTCCAAGTTACTGTACAGAACTGTTAAGCCAGTGACTGAACGTTGAAAAGCAGAATGGTATTTATATGAGTGCATCATTTCATAGTTGCTCAGTGCTGAGCTTTGCAGTAATGGGGGTCAGCAGCTCATGTGGCATTGGCCTCCCGCACACAATGCGTGCAGATGTTTGTACACTGCAGCCGTTGTCCACAGAGGCTGTAAATCTGCTGAGCAGTTGGCAGCAGAAGTGGCAAAACAGGATGGACAGGAAAAGAATTGAAGGAAGCGTTTGTTGTTGGCGCGGAGGCTGTGGGTTTCCACTTGTGTGGGTTACGCTGCGAGCAGCttatttattctgctttcagCCAACATCGATCGCCTTTACTAAATAAttacaaagctttttttctcatcagatACAGAGGAGTCGGACACGGGGCGGTCAGGTGAGtgtgctgctctttctttcccataTCCACTCTTGGAGGTGTTTGGGAGCCGAtatgggtgagtgctttgcatCAGGATGCACGAGGGCGTGCAGCAGTGCCCCGGTGCCGGCACAGCCGGTGACCTCTGCTCCTCGGGGCACAAACACTTGCAGAGAGCACTGTTGTGCAGGCAGAGCGCACGCGTGGTACGAATGGAGGCGTGCAAAACACTGATAATTAAGTAACAGCGCTGCCAGAGCGAGCCCGCGCTGCTCGGCCCTGCTTCCTCTCTTGCACGGCGCTCGGAGcaatcccagctgctgctccatggCCAAAATAGCATTGCTCCAGGCTGGGATCCAGCTCACTGCCTGGGTGTTTCCATGATATTTTCCAGGCGCTTCTCATAGATAATAATGGATTGTGTACCTCTCTCCCATCTGCCTACCTGGGAGGTGCTGATGTAGCAGGCTGGTTGGGCAGCCTGCCTGCAAGGACTGCTGGGTGCTGTTTGCATTTCATAATGCCTCGTGGCAGGAGCTCTACTCGTTGCTTTTGCACAATTCAACCCTTCAGGCCAAAAACTTTTGCCCCGTATCTCGGCTTTTGTGTTGGGGTTTGGTGAGGTGGATTCAGGCATTTTTAAACCTGCGTAAGGAGGACAAGTGTGCTGCTGTAGCGTGGCTCCCTTTTCACTGTGGAGGTGGTGAGTTGGTGTCGGGTAGAGTGAGAGATCCTGTGCAccactgcacagccccacaggcagAAGCAGTGCAAACACTGCAAATCCCATAAAGCTGGGATGGAGCAGAGGCAACCctccccattctgtccccattGTCCTCCTTTCCCTTGTGTAAAAGCCGCAGGTGGCCCTCCTCAGTGAGATCTTTCTCTATTAACAAGTATTAACGAGAGCTTTTAACACTTCCTTATGCAgatgaagaacaagaaaagaaagaatcacAGCCAGTTTGCAGTGAATCAGGTGGTAAGAGAACTCTGaaggtgttgctttttttttcccctgagcaTTTAATTACTTTGGTTTTAATGAGctgattttcctgttttctcaccAGGGGAGGACTGTCTGCCCCACtgtgagcactgcagaaaagaaaatgtaggtTGAGAAAAGGAAACCCACATGTTTTGCATGAGAGAACCTGCACATTGTAATGCTACTTTCTCACCACCTccttaaatatgtattttaattttatctgtttATGTAGGTCCAGAGGGAGCAAGTGACACCTAGAAGGCTTTCTGGAGAACaatatttgtatgttttttttgttttttgtttttttttatggtatACGTTTATGTTTAATGGGTATACATTGATGGTGTTCCCATCAGGATAATTCTCCCTTCGAAttaagtggggaaaaagaagtgcGGCACAAATACACTTATAGCAATAAAGAAAGATGCCTCCAAATCTTGAAAAATAAGCAATCTATGCCAGCTGCCTGTAGATCCTTGTCTGACAGCTCTCAAGGTGGCTTCCTGTGCATCTCGTTGcaataattaatattaattaataattgTAAATGATAAAAATGTCAATCATTCACTAGTGACTGTGTGGGTCTGTCCGGGCAGAATGAAGCTGGATGCAGAAGGCACATACGAGTGCAGTGTCACCGGCCTGATTTTTGACGTGACCAAGGCAGTCACCATCAACTACTCCCTGCTGTCCTGGAGCAAATACGCCGGGCTGGTAGAGCCGCCATGGGTGGTGGGCGGCCCGCTGTTCGACGTGCGCTGCGAGGCGCCCTCCGCCCTCACCTCCATCGCCTTCCCGCACTCCCTCTGCCTCGGCGGTGAGTCCTGTGATGCAGGTGGGCGGGCTGGACCACGCTGCATGTGCTGACGGTGCCATCACGTGTCCCCGCAGATGGTGGCTCCCATCCGGCCTTCAAGGTGCTGCACATCAAGGGTGCAGGTGCGGCCATCGAGCCATCCATGGACTTCTCGGCCTCGCACGTGCGGTGGCTGGTCAGCTCGCTGTCCCCTGTCGGGCCGCTCATCCGCAGCGAGGAGCCCCTGCTCTACCATGGTGCTGTCGTCCTCTACAAGGCCATCGATGACGACCCCTCCTTGCTGTTCCGGGTCTACGTGGCGACGAACAACGACTCCTTCATCAAGGTTGGGTTCGCCATGGCAGGTGTTCTCTCACCGTAGGCTGAGTGTGAAGGGAAGGATTTGATATGTGAGCAGCTGTGTCGGCCCACCTGCCTGTTGACATGTTGCTATGAAAAgtatgaaaagtgaaaatacatCGGAAACCTGTTTGCCATCAAAATGAGGCtgaggttcttcaccagagggcagtgggcacggcctGAAGCTGCTGGAactcaaggagtgtttggacactgGCCTTAGATATAGGGTTTGGATTTGTGTGGTCATATGCagagccagaagttggactcGATTATCCTTGTGAGTCCAAGGGGATATTCTTGGAAAAGTCACGGAGCTCAGGGCTTGCACCACTTGTCCTCTCACCAACCCTTTCATAGACCAACACGGGAAGGGACAGCAGCTAATAGCACTTACTTCCATTTGGGTTGTGGAGCCCTTCTGATTTCACTCATGTAGCgtaa
Above is a window of Gallus gallus isolate bGalGal1 chromosome 9, bGalGal1.mat.broiler.GRCg7b, whole genome shotgun sequence DNA encoding:
- the NLRP1L gene encoding NACHT, LRR and PYD domains-containing protein 1a allele 5 isoform X8; the encoded protein is MCAHQALQAQLWDQAWKSGIESLSADEHELETSCEDSTGGAGELPAGEGSSGSGSGSPSSSSNSSSEDDSDTEESDTGRSDEEQEKKESQPVCSESGGEDCLPHCEHCRKENVQREQVTPRRLSGEQYLMKLDAEGTYECSVTGLIFDVTKAVTINYSLLSWSKYAGLVEPPWVVGGPLFDVRCEAPSALTSIAFPHSLCLGDGGSHPAFKVLHIKGAGAAIEPSMDFSASHVRWLVSSLSPVGPLIRSEEPLLYHGAVVLYKAIDDDPSLLFRVYVATNNDSFIKDISRAVKHSKKKFIKIDKPPVCQKLLQNGKRYRLICEPEAEINPEEIEFVDGSLLKLKSYIEVYFEKPDDFTLSLVELDSDAVVWKAKLRESDWIHYDQNKNEQTRIPSSVKRRKSTNSFSEEEKHCNKKQRSNNYTDGIKTRSLLTDQQLMVIAKLFGVEWKEIAIECLQMEMKDIQQIQANEEVVNIQKFLMLSKWREREQSNGTAQALCNRLREKVSYEIVQALEGFLAE